One Deinococcus depolymerans genomic region harbors:
- a CDS encoding serine protease, whose product MFKPLHAVLTAVGLLALSACSTQSTPSAGAALPAESLTVTGTTPAFSDLSSQIVYGTVTSVTNRPYQVSVTPSTELSGGWCGGTLISSTWILTAAHCVDGYAASSMRVRAGINNLTTSTGQLRTAAQIIMHPSYNTSTSANDIALIRVSAFTLGSTVQPAALPGNAVEAILDVNGKSATVSGWGKTETGAYSNTALREVTIPITPTGTDCGTRPANTICGKYASGKDSCNGDSGGPLAAPYNGKFYVLGAVSYGPAACRGYGVYTRVNGFINWIAQNTGIAAQ is encoded by the coding sequence ATGTTCAAACCCCTGCACGCCGTCCTGACCGCCGTGGGCCTGCTGGCCCTCTCTGCCTGCTCCACCCAGTCCACCCCCAGCGCCGGGGCCGCGCTGCCCGCCGAATCCCTGACCGTGACCGGCACCACCCCCGCCTTCAGTGACCTGAGCAGCCAGATCGTGTACGGCACCGTCACCAGCGTCACCAACCGCCCCTACCAGGTCAGCGTGACCCCCAGCACCGAACTCTCGGGCGGCTGGTGCGGCGGCACCCTGATCAGCTCGACCTGGATCCTGACCGCCGCGCACTGCGTGGACGGCTACGCCGCCAGCTCCATGCGCGTGCGCGCCGGCATCAACAACCTGACCACCAGCACCGGGCAGCTGCGCACCGCCGCGCAGATCATCATGCACCCCAGCTACAACACCAGCACCTCCGCCAACGACATCGCCCTGATCCGCGTGAGCGCCTTCACGCTGGGCAGCACCGTGCAGCCCGCCGCGCTGCCCGGCAACGCGGTCGAGGCCATCCTGGACGTGAACGGCAAGAGCGCCACCGTCAGCGGCTGGGGCAAGACCGAGACCGGCGCGTACAGCAACACCGCGCTGCGTGAAGTCACCATTCCCATCACACCCACCGGCACCGACTGCGGCACCCGCCCCGCCAACACCATCTGCGGGAAGTACGCCAGCGGCAAGGACTCCTGCAACGGCGACAGCGGCGGCCCGCTCGCCGCGCCCTACAACGGCAAGTTCTACGTGCTGGGCGCCGTCAGCTACGGCCCGGCCGCGTGCCGCGGCTACGGCGTGTACACCCGCGTGAACGGCTTCATCAACTGGATCGCGCAGAACACCGGCATCGCCGCGCAGTAA
- a CDS encoding DNA-3-methyladenine glycosylase family protein: MERVPLPAPLTSHAQATAHLSLDPILAGVIARVGDLPVLTPTPDPFGTLIRNVTGQQLSVKAAASIHARLTGTLGEVSADTLLATSGDTLRGTGLSWAKVRTVQAIAQAAKTGAVNFAHLSEQDDETVIRELLPLPGIGRWTAEMFLMFALARPDVFSLGDLALRQGLARLHPDTPSAEVLSRWAPYRTLAARYVWADNARVKGGGEPV, from the coding sequence ATGGAGCGCGTGCCCCTTCCCGCTCCGCTGACCAGCCACGCCCAGGCGACCGCGCACCTGTCCCTCGATCCCATCCTGGCCGGGGTGATCGCCCGCGTGGGCGACCTGCCGGTCCTGACCCCCACCCCCGACCCGTTCGGAACGCTGATCCGCAACGTGACCGGGCAGCAGCTGAGCGTGAAGGCCGCCGCCAGCATCCACGCCCGCCTGACCGGCACGCTGGGCGAGGTGAGCGCCGACACCCTGCTGGCCACCAGCGGCGACACCCTGCGCGGCACCGGCCTGTCCTGGGCGAAGGTCCGCACCGTGCAGGCCATCGCGCAGGCCGCGAAGACCGGCGCGGTGAACTTCGCGCACCTGAGCGAGCAGGACGACGAGACCGTGATCCGCGAACTGCTGCCCCTGCCCGGCATCGGCCGCTGGACCGCCGAGATGTTTCTGATGTTCGCCCTGGCCCGCCCCGACGTGTTCAGCCTCGGCGACCTCGCGCTGCGCCAGGGCCTCGCGCGGCTGCACCCGGACACCCCCAGCGCCGAGGTGCTGTCCCGCTGGGCCCCGTACCGCACCCTCGCCGCCCGCTACGTCTGGGCCGACAACGCCCGCGTGAAGGGCGGCGGGGAACCGGTGTAA
- a CDS encoding flavin reductase family protein, with amino-acid sequence MTQAPPDVQHFDLTALPAAARYKLLTATVVPRPIAWVGTLGADGHVNLAPYSFFGLMGSDPPVVAFAPGDRADGTPKDTALNIGAGGEFTVNLVSEALAVTMNATATDFPRGHAEPEALGIPLLPGVKVRVPRVAAAPAALECREVQTLTIGRTRIILGEVLGLTLRSDAVQDAERHHVDTAALDLVGRMGGRGTYARTRDTFVIDRIPFEEWQKRQ; translated from the coding sequence ATGACCCAGGCCCCGCCGGACGTTCAACACTTCGACCTGACCGCGCTGCCCGCCGCCGCGCGTTACAAGCTGCTGACCGCCACCGTCGTACCGCGCCCCATCGCTTGGGTGGGGACGCTGGGCGCGGACGGGCACGTGAACCTCGCGCCGTACTCGTTCTTCGGGCTGATGGGCAGCGATCCGCCCGTCGTGGCGTTCGCGCCGGGTGACCGCGCCGACGGCACACCCAAGGACACCGCGCTGAACATCGGTGCGGGCGGCGAGTTCACCGTGAACCTCGTCAGCGAGGCGCTGGCCGTCACCATGAACGCCACCGCCACGGATTTCCCGCGCGGGCACGCGGAACCCGAGGCACTCGGCATTCCCCTGCTGCCGGGCGTGAAGGTCCGTGTGCCGCGTGTGGCCGCCGCGCCCGCCGCGCTGGAATGCCGCGAGGTGCAGACCCTGACCATCGGCCGCACCCGCATCATCCTGGGCGAGGTGCTGGGCCTGACCCTGCGCTCGGACGCCGTGCAGGACGCCGAGCGGCACCACGTGGACACGGCCGCGCTGGACCTGGTCGGCCGCATGGGCGGCCGCGGCACGTACGCCCGCACGCGCGACACCTTCGTCATCGACCGCATTCCCTTCGAGGAGTGGCAGAAGCGGCAGTAG
- the xseB gene encoding exodeoxyribonuclease VII small subunit: MTEPQATPQSTGTYREAYARLSRIAAELESGEADLDRVLPLLEEAREAYAQCRARIEAVRAVLAGDWADEDAGNDADGTDADDGA; encoded by the coding sequence ATGACTGAGCCCCAGGCCACCCCGCAGTCCACCGGCACGTACCGCGAGGCCTACGCCCGCCTGTCGCGCATCGCGGCGGAACTGGAATCCGGCGAGGCCGACCTCGACCGCGTGCTGCCGCTGCTGGAGGAAGCCCGCGAGGCCTACGCGCAGTGCCGCGCGCGCATCGAGGCGGTGCGCGCCGTCCTGGCCGGCGACTGGGCCGACGAGGACGCCGGAAACGACGCAGACGGGACTGACGCGGACGACGGGGCGTAG
- a CDS encoding SDR family oxidoreductase has product MNITVIGAAGGVGRRVVQQAAQAGHHVTALVRTQDQADMLALRGAAPVLGDLTGDWRHALDGAEAVVWAAGGGAGGHYRAIDGDALIALTDELVRRAGSGGPRRLVVVSSMGVDRPDQMPPFLNAVLRVKAVSDAHVQASGLDWTVLRPGGLSDTPGSGRVSAGMPAPRGMIPRDDVAAVVLACLNDPRSVRQTFEVIAGDTPVAQAVADLQGVSRG; this is encoded by the coding sequence ATGAACATCACTGTCATCGGAGCGGCGGGTGGCGTGGGGCGCCGCGTCGTGCAGCAGGCCGCGCAGGCCGGACATCACGTGACGGCGCTGGTCCGCACGCAGGACCAGGCGGACATGCTCGCCCTGCGTGGCGCCGCGCCCGTCCTGGGCGACCTGACCGGCGACTGGAGGCACGCCCTGGACGGCGCAGAAGCGGTCGTGTGGGCCGCCGGCGGCGGGGCCGGCGGCCATTACCGCGCCATCGACGGGGACGCCCTGATCGCCCTGACCGACGAACTCGTCCGCCGCGCCGGCAGTGGCGGCCCCCGCCGCCTGGTGGTCGTCAGTTCCATGGGCGTGGACCGCCCGGACCAGATGCCGCCCTTCCTGAACGCCGTGCTGCGCGTGAAGGCCGTCTCGGACGCGCACGTGCAGGCCAGCGGGCTCGACTGGACCGTCCTGCGGCCCGGCGGCCTGAGCGACACGCCGGGCTCCGGCCGGGTCAGTGCCGGAATGCCCGCCCCGCGCGGCATGATCCCCCGCGACGACGTGGCCGCCGTGGTGCTTGCCTGCCTGAACGACCCGCGCAGCGTGCGCCAGACCTTCGAGGTGATCGCCGGGGACACCCCGGTCGCGCAGGCCGTCGCGGACCTGCAGGGGGTGAGCAGGGGGTAG
- a CDS encoding lysophospholipid acyltransferase family protein encodes MSDVARPDLNGSASPTPAASPARTAPEPAAPHVHPAVYRFVVNVTYLPVLASGMHLEVHGREHVPAPGTPLVVAANHVSGLDPFLVARALPPGRFLQFMAKKELFVPLIGDVIRAGGSFPVDRSGNDLGAVRTSLRILKVGGTVGIFPQGTRGGGELHGGAALIAAKGRAPILPAGISRDGKRWIVRFGEPISPRGGIKNVTAELGEALSALAVPVGRAY; translated from the coding sequence ATGAGTGACGTCGCCCGCCCTGACCTGAACGGCTCCGCCTCTCCCACTCCGGCCGCCTCGCCCGCGCGGACCGCGCCGGAACCGGCCGCGCCTCACGTGCACCCGGCCGTGTACCGCTTCGTGGTGAACGTGACGTACCTGCCGGTCCTGGCGAGCGGCATGCACCTCGAGGTGCACGGGCGTGAACACGTTCCCGCGCCCGGCACGCCGCTGGTCGTGGCGGCCAATCACGTGAGCGGCCTGGACCCGTTCCTGGTGGCGCGGGCGCTGCCGCCGGGGCGGTTCCTGCAGTTCATGGCGAAGAAGGAACTGTTCGTGCCGCTGATCGGGGACGTGATCCGCGCCGGCGGGTCGTTCCCGGTGGACCGCAGCGGCAACGACCTGGGCGCGGTCCGCACGTCCCTGCGGATCCTGAAGGTGGGCGGCACGGTCGGGATCTTCCCGCAGGGCACGCGCGGCGGCGGCGAACTGCACGGCGGGGCGGCGCTGATCGCCGCCAAGGGCCGCGCGCCGATCCTGCCGGCCGGGATCAGCCGCGACGGGAAACGCTGGATCGTGCGCTTCGGCGAGCCCATCTCGCCGCGCGGCGGGATCAAGAACGTCACGGCGGAACTGGGCGAGGCGCTCTCGGCGCTGGCCGTGCCGGTCGGCCGGGCGTACTGA